In Acidobacteriota bacterium, a single window of DNA contains:
- the recG gene encoding ATP-dependent DNA helicase RecG, which produces MSAADPLSAPLEALPGVGPTRGAALASAGLHTIEDLLLRFPLRYEDRGHIVPIASLRPGIATIAGDVVDTHAKPTRRPRFTVFELTVADGTGTARAVFFNQRFLAQVFHPGQRVVLHGKVEWNSQGAQFQSPQYEFVDARAVQDGESVHTGRIVPIYERIGPLTPKLQRDLVARALERLPETITDPLPADLRRLRGLPSRREALLDAHFPPDGTDVDTLNAFRTPAQVRLILEEFVLFQVALADRRARATTTAKPHTIVVSDEIRALARQVLPFALTKGQRTALKEIVEDLQRPTAMNRLLQGDVGSGKTIVALIAAVVAMANGLQVVLMAPTELLAEQHARTVAARLAGASFRSVLLTGSQRSVARRTALAAIASGEAQFIVGTHAVLEAPAVFDRLGLVIIDEQHRFGVGQRARLREKGRHPDVLVMTATPIPRTLMLTAYGDLDVSVIPDLPPGRVPVRTTARPETRRDEAYAFVREQVEQRRQAYVVLPVIEDSEKIDVRAAVTMARELSDGPLAGLRVGLLHGRLAPAEKQAVMQAFIAHGIDVLVTTTVIEVGVDVPNASVMVVEHAERFGLAQLHQLRGRVGRGAERSYCVLLFERPLGDAARERLKAMTDSTDGFVIAERDLAIRGPGDMFGTRQAGMPTLRIGDLGRDKDLMADAHAIARTLVERLPPDALPRRLARAAWTGRFNLAQVG; this is translated from the coding sequence GTGAGCGCGGCCGATCCGTTGTCGGCGCCGCTCGAGGCGCTGCCCGGAGTGGGCCCGACGCGCGGGGCGGCGCTCGCGTCGGCGGGACTGCACACCATCGAGGATCTGCTCCTGCGATTTCCGCTGCGCTACGAGGACCGCGGGCACATCGTGCCGATCGCCTCGCTGCGACCCGGCATCGCCACGATTGCCGGCGACGTCGTCGACACGCACGCGAAACCGACGCGCCGCCCGCGCTTCACCGTCTTCGAGCTGACGGTGGCCGATGGCACGGGCACCGCGCGTGCCGTCTTCTTCAACCAACGATTTCTCGCGCAGGTCTTTCACCCCGGCCAGCGCGTGGTGCTCCACGGCAAGGTGGAGTGGAACAGCCAGGGCGCACAGTTCCAGAGTCCGCAGTACGAATTCGTCGATGCGCGTGCCGTCCAGGACGGTGAGAGCGTGCACACGGGCCGTATCGTGCCGATCTACGAGCGCATCGGCCCGCTCACGCCGAAGCTCCAGCGCGATCTCGTTGCGCGCGCGCTCGAACGGTTGCCCGAGACCATCACCGATCCGCTACCGGCCGACCTGCGTCGACTGCGCGGCCTGCCGTCGCGACGCGAGGCGCTGCTCGACGCGCACTTCCCGCCGGACGGCACTGATGTCGATACGCTGAACGCGTTCCGCACACCGGCGCAGGTGCGGCTCATCCTCGAAGAGTTCGTGCTGTTCCAGGTGGCGCTGGCCGACAGACGCGCGCGCGCCACCACCACGGCAAAGCCGCACACCATCGTCGTCTCGGACGAGATCCGTGCGCTTGCGCGACAGGTCCTGCCGTTCGCGCTCACGAAGGGACAGAGAACGGCGCTCAAGGAAATCGTCGAGGATCTGCAGCGACCGACGGCCATGAATCGCCTGTTGCAGGGCGACGTCGGGTCGGGCAAGACCATCGTTGCGTTGATTGCGGCTGTCGTGGCGATGGCCAACGGGCTGCAGGTGGTGCTGATGGCGCCGACGGAGTTGCTGGCCGAACAGCACGCGCGCACTGTCGCCGCGAGGCTGGCGGGCGCGTCGTTCCGATCGGTGCTGCTCACCGGCAGTCAACGCAGCGTCGCGCGTCGCACGGCACTTGCCGCGATCGCCTCGGGGGAGGCGCAGTTCATCGTCGGGACGCACGCGGTACTGGAGGCGCCCGCCGTGTTCGACAGGCTCGGGCTGGTCATCATCGACGAGCAGCACCGCTTCGGCGTGGGGCAGCGGGCACGGCTGCGTGAGAAGGGGCGGCATCCCGACGTGCTCGTGATGACCGCCACGCCCATCCCGCGAACGCTGATGCTCACGGCCTACGGCGATCTCGACGTGTCAGTGATCCCTGACCTGCCACCGGGGCGCGTGCCCGTGCGTACCACGGCGCGACCCGAGACGCGGCGCGACGAGGCGTACGCGTTCGTGCGCGAACAGGTCGAGCAGCGACGCCAGGCGTACGTCGTGCTGCCCGTCATCGAAGACAGCGAGAAGATCGACGTGCGCGCCGCCGTCACGATGGCGCGCGAGTTGAGCGACGGACCGCTGGCGGGCCTGCGCGTCGGCCTGCTGCACGGACGTCTCGCACCGGCGGAGAAGCAGGCCGTGATGCAGGCGTTCATCGCACACGGCATCGACGTCCTCGTGACAACGACGGTGATCGAGGTCGGCGTGGATGTGCCGAATGCGAGTGTCATGGTGGTGGAGCATGCCGAACGCTTCGGGCTCGCACAACTGCATCAGTTGCGCGGGCGTGTCGGTCGCGGGGCGGAGCGGAGCTACTGCGTGCTGCTGTTCGAGCGTCCGCTCGGCGACGCGGCGCGCGAGCGACTGAAAGCGATGACAGACTCGACGGACGGCTTCGTGATCGCCGAGCGCGACCTGGCGATTCGCGGGCCTGGCGACATGTTCGGCACGCGTCAGGCCGGCATGCCGACGTTGCGCATCGGGGATCTCGGACGCGACAAGGACCTCATGGCCGACGCGCATGCGATCGCGCGCACGCTTGTCGAACGGCTGCCACCAGACGCGCTGCCGCGGCGACTGGCACGCGCCGCCTGGACGGGACGCTTCAACCTGGCGCAGGTCGGCTGA
- the rsmD gene encoding 16S rRNA (guanine(966)-N(2))-methyltransferase RsmD codes for MRVIAGAYKGRVLRAPTWTGLRPSSDRLRETLFNVLAPRIEGARVLDVCAGTGAVGIEALSRGAAAATFVERDRRAAALIAGNLRTCGIDSGYVIDRRDALASAEATFGGGFDIVFLDPPYEQPSLEPWVALGARHVTPGGLIVLEHASRLAAPDVVGTVRRTRQLRQGDSTLTFYAVEPE; via the coding sequence ATGCGCGTGATCGCCGGTGCCTACAAGGGGCGCGTGCTGCGCGCCCCCACATGGACGGGCCTTCGGCCCTCGTCCGATCGGCTGCGCGAGACACTGTTCAACGTCCTCGCCCCGCGCATCGAAGGCGCGCGTGTGCTCGACGTGTGCGCGGGGACGGGCGCTGTGGGAATCGAGGCGTTGAGCCGTGGGGCGGCTGCCGCCACCTTCGTCGAGCGCGACCGTCGTGCGGCGGCGTTGATTGCCGGCAACCTCCGTACGTGCGGAATCGACAGCGGATACGTCATCGACAGGCGTGATGCGCTCGCGTCCGCCGAGGCCACGTTCGGAGGAGGCTTCGACATCGTGTTCCTCGATCCCCCGTACGAGCAGCCGTCGCTCGAACCGTGGGTGGCGCTCGGTGCGCGGCACGTCACGCCAGGCGGCCTGATCGTGCTGGAACATGCGTCGCGGCTGGCGGCGCCCGACGTCGTGGGAACCGTGCGGCGCACGCGTCAGCTTCGCCAGGGCGACAGCACCCTGACGTTCTACGCCGTCGAGCCGGAGTAG
- the coaD gene encoding pantetheine-phosphate adenylyltransferase — MRTALVAGSFDPVTNGHLDVIVRARALFDGVVVAVLINPGKTPLLTLDERLSLVRECVTGLQGVNVVAFEGLLVDAARAAGATAVVRGVRSVTDYEHEWPMARMNAALLPRLETVLLAAAPEWAHVSSSLVRQIHVLGGSVEAFVPPAAVALLARAAARRASTDV, encoded by the coding sequence ATGCGTACGGCCCTCGTCGCAGGCTCGTTCGACCCGGTCACCAACGGGCATCTCGACGTGATCGTCAGAGCGCGCGCGCTCTTCGATGGCGTGGTGGTGGCGGTGCTGATCAACCCCGGCAAGACGCCGCTCCTCACCCTTGACGAGCGGCTGTCGCTCGTCCGTGAGTGCGTGACAGGCCTGCAGGGCGTCAACGTGGTGGCCTTCGAGGGCCTGCTCGTCGACGCCGCGCGTGCCGCAGGCGCGACGGCCGTGGTGCGCGGTGTGCGCTCGGTGACCGACTACGAGCACGAGTGGCCCATGGCGCGGATGAACGCCGCGCTGCTGCCCAGGCTCGAGACGGTGCTCCTTGCGGCGGCGCCAGAATGGGCGCACGTCAGTTCCAGTCTCGTCCGGCAGATTCACGTGCTCGGCGGGTCCGTCGAGGCGTTCGTGCCTCCGGCCGCCGTGGCCCTTCTCGCGCGCGCCGCTGCCCGACGCGCCTCGACAGATGTCTGA